In the Mastomys coucha isolate ucsf_1 unplaced genomic scaffold, UCSF_Mcou_1 pScaffold18, whole genome shotgun sequence genome, one interval contains:
- the LOC116095765 gene encoding uncharacterized protein LOC116095765, which produces MCVVLEEAGRRAGCGDFRTPAAPGREPEPGRVTLGLTEKSSQGRVRVSKRPRAGGGEGAGGGGLGAASSAIVGAAPLRRIAAGRRPPPRAHRVRRGAASGVPAPPPAARRASERGGRAPAPGRRADGLTGIRHCGRAGLAPAARGVRGTQGARSPGSLGRPLPRPKGGVFPGGGKMGHRKETCRSGQGKSPPGSRDLPVAPTPSVTRPRSLSATRGGHADPPAPPPAPGSAPPPPWRWRRGGEGPACQCRMMKLSP; this is translated from the exons ATGTGTGTGGTTTTAGAGGAAGCGGGCAGGAGGGCAGGCTGCGGTGATTTCAGAACCCCGGCTGCGCCGGGCAGAGAGCCCGAGCCTGGGAGAGTCACCCTGGGACTGACCGAGAAGAGCTCCCAGGGGCGGGTCAGGGTCAGTAAGCGGCCCCGGGCTGGGGGCGGAGAG GGCGCGGGGGGCGGGGGGCTCGGCGCCGCGAGCTCGGCCATTGTGGGAGCCGCTCCCCTGCGCCGCATCGCTGCCGGCCGCCGGCCTCCTCCTCGCGCTCACAGGGTAAGGCGCGGGGCGGCCTCGGGGGTCCCGGCTCCTCCGCCGGCTGCGCGGCGAGCCTCGGAGCGGGGCGGCCGCGCCCCAGCCCCGGGGCGGCGGGCAGACGGGTTGACAGGCATCCGGCACTGCGGCCGTGCGGGCCTCGCACCTGCGGCGCGAGGAGTGCGGGGAACGCAGGGCGCACGGAGCCCGGGTTCCCTCGGGCGGCCTCTGCCCCGGCCGAAGGGAGGCGTGTTTCCTGGTGGGGGAAAAATGGGACACAGGAAAGAGACCTGCAGGAGCGGGCAGGGAAAGTCGCCTCCTGGTTCCCGAGATCTGCCGGTGGCACCGACGCCCTCGGTCACGCGTCCCCGCTCTTTGTCAGCCACGCGCGGCGGGCACGCGGACCCACCCGCGCCGCCACCGGCTCCCGGGAGCGCCCCTCCCCCACCGTGGCGGTGGAGGCGaggtggggagggcccagcctgtcAGTGCCGG ATGATGAAACTGAGTCCCTGA